Within the Cottoperca gobio unplaced genomic scaffold, fCotGob3.1 fCotGob3_371arrow_ctg1, whole genome shotgun sequence genome, the region ctcctccttctcctccctccttcttctcctccttctcctctcctccctctccttctcctccttctcctccttctccgactcctccttctcctcctcctcctcgtcctctccttcttcctccttcccgcctccttctcctctccttcttctcctccgccttctcctccctctcctcctccctctccttctccttctcctcctcctcctccctctccttctcctccttctcctcctcctccttctcctctcctccttcttcttctcctcctccctctccttcgcttctcctccccctcctccccctccttctcctccttctcctcctcctccttctcctcctcctccttcttcttctcctccttcccctcctccttctcctcctccttcttctcctcctccttcctcctccctctcctcctcctcctccctctcctcctccgtctcctcctctccttctcctcctcctccctctccttctcctcctcctccccttcttctcctcctcctccttctcctcctccttcttctcctcctcctcgctcctccctcctccttctccttctcctcctccttctcctccttctcctcctccttctccttctcctccttctcctccttctcctccttctcctcctcctccttctcctcctcctctttcttcttctcctccttctcctcctcctccctctccttctcctctcctcctccctctccttcccctccttatccgcctccttcttctccgctcctctcctccttctcctcctccttctcctccttctcctccttctcctcctcctcctccttctcctccttctcctccttcttctcctcctccttctcctccttctcctcctcctcctcctccttcttctccttctcctccttcttgcttcttctcctccttctcctcctccttctcctccttctcctcctccttcttcttcttcttctcctccttcttctcctcctccttgctcctccttctccgcctccctcctccttctcctcctccttctcctcctcctctcctcctcctccttctcctccctccttctcctgtcactccttcttcttcttcttcttctcctccttcttctcctcctccttctcctccttctccgcctccttctcctcctccttcccctcctcctccttcgcctcctcctccctctcctcctcctcctcctccttctcctcctcctcctgctcctccttctcccttctccttctcctcctcctccttctcctcctccttctcctccttctccttctcctcctcctccttctcctcctccctcgcctcctccttcctcctcctcctccgcctcctcctccttctcctccttctcctctcctcctcctcctcatcctcctcctcctcctcctcctcagaatAAGCATCATACCGAAAATGCCACATCTTCATGTTTCATGTATTTCTCAGTTTGTGCTCCGTGTAGCTCGTCACACGTCTTCTATCCAGAATGTGCTGATACAACACTTCACTGTGGAgcaaagaaggaaaaacacaccAAGACAATAAAATACTTCAGGCCACATGTCCTCATTACTAATAACTGTCTCTCTATAATgtataacattaatatttatattactaACATATATATCAATACTATCACTACCAAACTACTCATTATAACACAGGTTAAAGTACACGTATCCTCCCCGATGATGTTAGTGTGGgatcaactgtgtgtgtgtgtgtgtgtgtgtgtgtgtgtgtgtgtgtgtgtgtgtgtgtgtgtgtgtgtgtgtgtgtgtgcgtgtgtgtgtgtgtgtgcgtgtgtgtgtgtgtgtgtgtttagttccATATCTGGGAAGTGAGCTACTAAAATCAGAGTCTTCAGGGTCTAATtttagagtgtgtgttttattgcaacaccaaggacacacacacacactccagatgTTTCCTATTGGACGAGCCCGGGGAGACCAGGTCGCAGTCAGCCAGCTGGGCTGAAGCTGCGACACCAATGAGActcagaggaggcagagattGAATGTGAAGCTGGGAGGAGTTAAAGGAGCAGTCATATTTATGTGTCCAGTACAAAGATAAGCtgtagttagcttagcataaagactggaaacaggggcaAGAGGACTACAGAGGAAATGCACTTTCTTTGTCTGTAATTATGTTTGTGTATAGAACCTGCATCCTCTCGTGGAATATAACAAAGTGCTTTTATTGAAGAAAAGTACAACTTTCAggtatttactttattttttacagttagtatttacatttcttgcaactttatactccactaagatatttatttataatatttctactGCACTAAATTTGTTTTAAagcttaatttaatttacagatttagattattaatttaaaataaaataaactaataatttAAGGATGTGTTATGTTaaattaaactacccagcagtatataaagtaattaaaataatctcCACCTCTACCAGCTGCAACTAATTAAGTAATTAATGAATGCAcgatacaatatataatttataaactaAAAATTGTATATTACACAACTTAATGATGAAATAACATAAATGATAGCATTATTTATAATTAGTAAACTTAGTAATAATGATCATGTTGTAAAACGCTGCTGCCGCCTgctggtgcacacacagactgacactgAACTCCatttaatattcatttaatatttctcttttcattttcttttttatttaagtagTTATTAagttagttgttttttttacataaaaaatgtattagaaGAATTTgagtaatacattttaaaaaaacacattatatgtGTTTCTGAATTATTCATCACtcaacatatacagtaggtctgttttacttattacttattacttactttATTACAGATGTGAAGAACCTTTAACAGCatcataaaacattaataactttatttttagaTGTTATGTTTGTCCATGTACTGACAAACCtgtaactaaaactaaatattctCAGAAATAAACAAGCCATCAGACTCTGAGGATCATACACGCAGTTctataattaataaaaagtgaattaacagtaaaaaaaaaaaaacttatttcAATTTCTGCAGTATTCTTTTTTTCCGGGGGTCTCTGCATGTGAATCCTTGTTTACAAACAGTATGTGGAGTTAGATGGCATCtgtgcaggagctgcaggttcCATCATTTCCTCTTGCTCTGCCTCACTGACGCTCTGCTTCCTGCTGCAGGGGAACATGTTGCGGAGCGTCTGTCTGAAAGGTGAGTAGAGGTAGAAGAAGAGCAGGGGGTCGAAGCAGAGGTGCAGCACGCTCAGCAGCAGCGTGGCCTCCTTCCCCAGGAACAGCTGCCTCTTGGTGTGGCAGTCTGTGATCACTTTGGTCTGCGACAGCGTGTACGGTGTCCGCACCATGTGATAGGGCACGAAGCTGAGGATGTAGGCCAACGCCATGGCCGTCACGCTCGCCGCTGCCCGCCGGACGTCCCCCCAGAGTTCGGGGTGTTTGCGGCTGTTCAGGAGTCTTCTGAGAGTCAGGCCGCTGGAGAGCAGCACGACGGCGGAGGCGTTGAGGAACAAGGCGGTGCAGAGGATGACGGTCAGGGCGTGCCAGTGGAGGCTGAGGTCCTTCTTCAGAGACGAACAGCTGAGGTATCGCTGCTCCTGCACACACAGGTTTTACACTTTTTATAAATAGCAGTTTTTAATGGACCAAATGTATATCGagggtcagcagcagcagtgtttccAGTCAGCAGTATTACAGTACCTGTATGTGCTGTATGGGCAGAGCCATGTTGGGCACCatgatgagcagcagcagcagccagatgACCAGCGACAGCAGCCGGGCGAAGCCGACCTCCTGCAGCCGCAGAAAGCTCAAGTTGTGGCAGTCCTGCAAGGGAAGACACACATCAGCCACCAGTACCACAACACCACCAGCACCATCAACACCCCCAACACAACCAACACCCCAACACCATTAAGACCCCCAACACCACCAACATCACACACAGAaccaacaccaccaacaccatTAACACCACCAACACCATTAACACCCCCAACACCATTAACACCCCtaacaccaccaacaccacacacagaaccaACACCcccaacaccaccaacaccatTAACACCACCAACACCCCAACACCATTAAGACCcccaacaccaccaacaccacacacagaaccaACACCcccaacaccaccaacaccatTAACACCACCACACCACCAATACCAACACTCCCACCACTAACAACATCATaaacaccaccaacaccacaaacacaaccaacaccaccaacaccacaaACACCACAAACACCACCAACACTACCAACACCATTAAGACCTCCAACACCACACATACAaccaacaccaccaacaccatTAACACCACCAACACCATTAACACCcccaacaccaccaacaccatTAACACCATTAACACCcccaacaccaccaacaccatTAACACCCccaacaccacaaacacaaccaaCACCCCCAAgaccaccaacaccaccaacaccacaaACACCACCAACACTaccaacaccaccaacaccatTAACACCACAAATGCCACCAACACCACAAacgccacacacacaactaacacTACCAGCACCCCCAACCCCACCAACACCATTAACACTTCCAACACCACAAACACCAACACTCCCACCACTACCAACATCATAAACACCACACATACAACTAACACTACCAACACCcccaacaccaccaacaccacaaacaccacacacaactAACACTAACAACACCcccaacaccaccaacaccacaaacaccacacacaactAACACTACCAGCACCCCCAGCACCCCCAACcccaccaacaccaccaacaccacaaacacaaccaacaccaccaacaccacacacacaactaacacTACCAACACcccaacaccaccaacaccaccaaccACTTTCTGATTATTCACCTTCTGAATAATTTTAAAATATGATCCAAACTTCTGAGCCCCTCATATGATACTTTTCTAAATATATTAAGAGCTCTTCTACTCTGTCCAAGTGCTGCTGTGAAACCTGGACACTGAAAATAGTTCCAAAGTGTAACCCTAatgaattaaatacacaataatattattaacaataataatgataaacaacaacaatatatttttttaggaGGGTGCAGGTACAGCAAATGAGCCCAGTGTTCATTTTTAGTAACAGaagtaaaaacatgtaaaaataaaaaggatgaaGTCCCACTAAGTGAGATTCACCCTAAAGTATCAAAAGTCAGGGGTAAGATCATCTCGCATACGTCTCATGTGAATAAAATTTGTAGAGCACGccaaagagagctggaggaggctatCATTAATCTAGACAACCAACTCTTTTCCACTCAATCAcctgatatatttaaagaacGGATGGGGCTCCAAACAAAACTTCTCCTAACAAGAGAGGCTGAACGACTCCTTCTACATTCACGAGGGTCTatatatgaacatggagataaggCTGGCCGTCTCCTGGCCCACCAATTAAAGGCTAGGCTGGCCTCGAATCAAATCACCCAGATTCGGGATGAGTTGGGCTCTCACACTTCTGACCCGGGAGAGATTgataacatctttaaatcgtACTTCTCTCGTCTCTTCACGTCTGAATCCCCTGGTAGCGAAGATCAGctacttacattttttgataaacTAGATATGCCCAAGATTTCGACTAATGACCAACAGATACTAGATGCCCCCCTGCAGCTCGTTGAGATTAAAGAGGCAATACAGTCCATGAATAGTGGCAAATCACCGGGTCCTGACGGATACCCGGTAGAATTTTATAAAAGATTCTCAAATCAACTGACCCCATTACTATTAGATATGTTTAATATCGTCGTACGACCTAGGCTCACTGCCACCCACCCGTATGCaagcctctatctctctgatctTTAAGAAGGGCAAGGACCCGTTGAACTGTGCATCATATCGCCCAATCTCCTGTCTGTAGATGTGTAAATACTCGCAAAGATTTTTGCTCGTCGGTTGGAATCTATTATACCCTCCATTATCTCTGAAGATCAGACGGGATTTATAAGGGGGAGGCACTCCTTCACAAATGTCCCAGCGTCATCCACAGTCCGCCTTCTCCTGCCGAACCGGAGGTCGTCATATCTCTTGATGCTGAGAAGGCCTTCGACAGGGTTGAGTGGGCctatctgttttctgtccttcgACATCTGGGCTTCGGTCCTGGCCTTATCTCTTGGGTTAGACTTCTgtactcttctcctcactcctctgtaTGTACGAACACCCAGcgctccaaattcttccctctTTTCCACGGGACGCGTCAGGGTTGTCCGCTTTCCCCACTACTATTCGCAATTGCTATCGAGCCATTGTCAATTGttctaaaagcagagagaggaattaaGGGGATTCAGAGGGGGGGATATCGAACATAGGGTCTCGTTATATGCTGACGACCTGCTTCTGTATGTGTGCGATCCTATAGCTAGTAATCCACACATAATCTCACTTTTGACCacttttggttcattttcaggatgcaaattaaacatttgtatgtatgtatgtgaatgtTTCCCTATCAACCAATCGGCTACAGAGTTACCTCCGTTGTTGTTGCCTTTTAGAATATCCAACTCAGGGTTTAAATATCTAGGCATTGCAATAACGCAGTCTTTTAGTGCGTTACGAGAACAAAATCTTACTGTCCTGAcggcaacagtcaaatctgacctacaaaggtggggtcacctgtcactctctctagcaggaagagttcagacgataaaaatgaacatactgcCCAGATACCTATACATCTTCCAATGCCTACCtatttttttgcctaaatcttttttcactgctattgataatattatttcctcatttatttgggcTGGTAAACATGCGAGAGCTAGTAGACCATtactgcagagggacaggtcCCTAGGTGGGCTTGGTTTACCTAACTTTATGGGCTACTActgggccacaaacacacatcagatCATGCTCTGGTTCACTTCGCCCCAGAGTGACTGGTGTCTTGTGCAGGTCAACTCATGTCGATCCACGTCACTTCAAGCCCTCGCGTGTAGCATtctccccctttccccctcaCAGTTCACATCTATCCCCATTGTAATTAACACTCTAAAGATCTGGGCACAAGTTAGACGTCACTTTGGTTAGCTCACTCTTCCTCAAGCAATTCCTGTCTGTAATAACCGTCTATTTCTACCAGCCACAATTGACCCCCGATTCTCTTACTTGGAGAGGGAAGGCCTCCGCTGCATAGGGGAGTTATACATTGATGGCCTGTTTGCCAGTTTTGACCAACTACGGGTTGCCTTGCATTTAAAAGGATCTGAttttttcagattctttcaACTAAGGGATTTTGTTAAGACCCACTCTCCACAATTCCCCCAAACCCTGCCTCCCAGTGGAGTGGATCTGGTACTTAAAGCAAGAACTTAATCTGGcgccatgtttcttatttttatgatcttttttcCTCCGGTTGATGAATCTGCCATTAATAAGATTAGAACTAATTGGGAAAAGGAACTACAGATCACCCTCTCTGATGACTTTTGGAGGGAGGCCATGAGAGCCGTCAACTCATCCTCCAGTTGCGCTAGACTTAgcctaatacagtttaaagttctCCATAGACTACATTATAGCAAGGCTAAGTTCTCCAGGATTTATCCAAATAGATTGAGTGACAGGTGTGATAGATGCTCCCAGGCCCCCTGCGACCTGACTCACATGTTCTGGTTGTGCCCTAAATGATCTACCTTCTGGCGATCTTTCTTcgaatgtatttctgaaattgtaggtctaaaaatctctccatcccctcatgtAGCTATTTTTGGTAGGCCCCCAGATGGAATCAACTTGACAAACACCCAAACCAATGTCATTGCCTTTACCTCTTTGATTGCTCGtaggaaaatccttctcttgtAGAAATCTCCTTTACCtccctcttttaaaatgtggctgagCGATACTATGTCTCTCCTAAAGTTGGAAACAATTAAGTTTACTCTCCGGGGTTCTTCAGATAAGTTTTATGCTCATTGGAGACCACTGATCAGTTATGTAGACCGTCTCCCCCCTTGATAGAGTGTCGCTGTAGGGATTCTCCCTGTATCTGCCTATAATTCCAATATCTTTACTCCCCTGTCCACCACACATGCAGCCCATGTGACATCCCTTGatatatgtgttagtatgtgtaggtttacatgtgtgtatgtatgcaggtatgtgtatatatgtgcatgtacagtatatctcaaaagtgagtacaccctttagatttttgcaaatattctgttatatcctttcaggggataacattatcctactgaaactttgatataacttaaagtagtcagtgtgctgcttgaataacagtatagatttattgtcctttgaaaattactcagtacacagttgttaatgtctaaacagctggcaacaaaagtgagtacaccccatagtgaacatgtcctaattgtgcccaatgatgttgttttcccgccctggtgtcatgtgactcgttagtgttacaaggattcaggtgtaaatgataagcagggctgttaaatttggtgttttgggcacaattctctctgaatgctggacaacatggcacctcatggcaaggaactctctgagcggctgaaaaaaaggattattgcacttcacaaagatggccttggctataagaagattgccaacaccatgaaaatgagttgcagcacagtggctaagatcatacagcggttttccaggacaggttccactcggaacaggtctcgccagggtcgaccaaagaagttgagtccacgtgctcagcgtcatatccagaggttggtttccaaaaatagacgtgcgagtgcttccagcattgctgcagaggttgcagaagtgggatgtcagcctgtcagtgcccagaccatacgccgcacactgcatcaaatcggtttgtatggccgtcgccccagacagaagccccttctgaaaccgatgcataagaaagcccgcaaacagtttgctgaagacaatgaatccaagaacatgagttactggaaccatgtcctgtggtctgatgagaccaaaataaacctgtttgggtcagatggtgtccggcgtgtgtggcggcaccctggtgaggagtaccaagacaaatgtgttttgcctacagtcaagcatggtggtggcagcatcatggtctggggctgcatgagtgctgccggcactggggagctgcatttcattgagggacacatgaattccaatatatactgtgacatcctgcagcagagcatgatcccctctcttcggaaactgggccgtagggcagttttccaacatgataatgaccctaaacacacctccaagatgacaacggccttgctgaagaagctgaaggttaaggtgatggactggccaagtatgtctccagacctaaacccaattgagcacatgtggggcatcctcaaga harbors:
- the gpr171 gene encoding probable G-protein coupled receptor 171 isoform X2, with translation MLPASNSSAGGAEEERQCIVNDQMGPFPVLYTIIFIISLPGNLLSVWTFIRSPRAKQSSSVFLLNLLVADMLLLLALPFKILKDIGAAPWSLMVFHCQVSAVTIYISLYASIAFLAFIITDRYLQDCHNLSFLRLQEVGFARLLSLVIWLLLLLIMVPNMALPIQHIQEQRYLSCSSLKKDLSLHWHALTVILCTALFLNASAVVLLSSGLTLRRLLNSRKHPELWGDVRRAAASVTAMALAYILSFVPYHMVRTPYTLSQTKVITDCHTKRQLFLGKEATLLLSVLHLCFDPLLFFYLYSPFRQTLRNMFPCSRKQSVSEAEQEEMMEPAAPAQMPSNSTYCL
- the gpr171 gene encoding probable G-protein coupled receptor 171 isoform X1, which encodes MLPASNSSAGGAEEERQCIVNDQMGPFPVLYTIIFIISLPGNLLSVWTFIRSPRAKQQSSSVFLLNLLVADMLLLLALPFKILKDIGAAPWSLMVFHCQVSAVTIYISLYASIAFLAFIITDRYLQDCHNLSFLRLQEVGFARLLSLVIWLLLLLIMVPNMALPIQHIQEQRYLSCSSLKKDLSLHWHALTVILCTALFLNASAVVLLSSGLTLRRLLNSRKHPELWGDVRRAAASVTAMALAYILSFVPYHMVRTPYTLSQTKVITDCHTKRQLFLGKEATLLLSVLHLCFDPLLFFYLYSPFRQTLRNMFPCSRKQSVSEAEQEEMMEPAAPAQMPSNSTYCL
- the gpr171 gene encoding probable G-protein coupled receptor 171 isoform X3 encodes the protein MLPASNSSAGGAEEERQCIVNDQMGPFPVLYTIIFIISLPGNLLSVWTFIRSPRAKQQSSSVFLLNLLVADMLLLLALPFKILKDIGAAPWSLMVFHCQVSAVTIYISLYASIAFLAFIITDRYLQEQRYLSCSSLKKDLSLHWHALTVILCTALFLNASAVVLLSSGLTLRRLLNSRKHPELWGDVRRAAASVTAMALAYILSFVPYHMVRTPYTLSQTKVITDCHTKRQLFLGKEATLLLSVLHLCFDPLLFFYLYSPFRQTLRNMFPCSRKQSVSEAEQEEMMEPAAPAQMPSNSTYCL